Genomic segment of Peromyscus leucopus breed LL Stock chromosome 23, UCI_PerLeu_2.1, whole genome shotgun sequence:
AGATGACTAAAAGTGAGGATGAcgtagctggggctggagagctgagccGGGAGGAGCTGAAGCAGATTGCAGGTGAGGGGCCACAAGGTTGAGTTGAAAGCGGAGTTTTATCCTAGCGTTTGTCTCGTGAAATGCAATGGCTTAACTTTCTGCAGAGGAGGATTTCTATGAAAAGCTGGCTGCTTCTATTGCTCCGGAGATCTACGGGCACGAAGATGTGAAGAAGgcactgttgctgctgctggtgggTGGTGTAGACCAGTCTCCTCAAGGCATGAAGATCAGGGGTAagggacaaaggagagagaggctgggagtTGTTTGGGGGGTGAGAAGGGATCAGATGAGTAAGTGTTCTGTGAATGACAACTGAGGAGTTGATGACTTGGCTTCATGGTTGTTGATGTCTTAGAAGAAATAGTAGGGGTTTGGAAGGGGAACCAGGTCTAAAGTGCTCTCCCGTTGGTTGACAACTTGGGATGAGCGTGTCATTTAGGCTTCCTTCCCATTTTCTAGGAAACATTCACATCTGCCTCATGGGAGATCCTGGTGTGGCCAAATCTCAGCTCCTATCTTATATTGACCGTCTGGCCCCACGAAGTGAGTATGGGCAAGGATAggactttgtgtttgtttgaaacaCTAAGACCTCTGGAAGGCCTGGGCAAGTGGTTCATTCCTTCAACAGTCTGCTGTTTCTCTTTGCAGGTCAGTACACAACAGGCCGGGGCTCCTCTGGAGTGGGGCTGACAGCAGCTGTGCTGAGAGACTCTGTGAGTGGGGAACTCACTTTAGAGGGTGGTGCCCTCGTGCTGGCTGACCAGGGTGTGTGCTGCATTGATGAGTTTGACAAAATGGCCGAAGCTGACCGCACAGCCATCCATGAGGTCATGGAGCAGCAGACCATTTCCATTGCCAAGGCAGGAATTCTCACTACACTGAATGCCCGATGCTCTATCCTGGCtgctgccaaccctgcctatggGCGATACAACCCCCGCCGAAGCTTGGAGCAGAACATACAGCTTCCCGCTGCTCTACTTTCCCGATTTGACCTTCTCTGGCTGATTCAGGACCGGCCTGACCGAGACAATGACCTCCGGTGAATAAAGTATAATACCCATAGAGACAGCCATTTTAGTGGTTTGCGGGGAGGAAGTAAAATCAGAAAGCCACTCAGCTTGTCTGTGTGGACACATCAAACACTATTCTTGTCTATAGTTCCTAGGGAAATGGAAGGTTGAGGATTTCCTGGGAGGCCTGTCTCTGCCATGTTATGTAGAAGAGGTGGGGCTAAGAAGGGGTCCTGAGTCAGAACCTCAAGGTATATTGCTCTTAATGTTGCCTGTGTTCTCTCCAGGTTGGCCCAGCACATCACCTATGTCCACCAGCACAGCCGGCAGCCCCCTGCCCAGTTTGAACCTTTGGACATGAAGCTTATGAGGTGGGTAGGGAGTGAACCCAGGACTCACTTTTGTAGCCTAGCCATACAAGGCAAGGCATCATCAGAAGTTGTTTTTCTGGCTTGAGGTGATGAAGCAGCAGGCTATAATCCTAGCTAccgtggagacaggaggatctttagAGATCTTTCGGCAATGTCTCCAAAAATTACCCCCTGCCTCATACATtcttcaccatcatcatcttgTCCTTGGGGTGAGGCAGGTACAGCTTCTTGGCCATGTCTTCTCCTGTGGCATTACTATGGCTCAGAGCATCTCCATGATCTTCAGGTTTCTAAATTCTTTTCACCAGGTCTCTGAAGTCTTTCTCCTTTGTGACACATTCAGGGGGGCTAGGTCATCCCAGTGCAGATGGATTTGTGTTACTTTTGCAAATGTCATTTTCCTGAAAACCTGCAAGTTACTTGAGCACTGGCAGCCCTGTTTGGTGAAGTCCCTCGGTGATGCCCAAGCAAATAGCTGTCTGCCTCCTGCGTGGAGTACTAAGTAGGGAATGCATAAAGCAGGCTGCATTCTGCTTTCCCACAAGCCTTGTTTCCCACAGACGGTACATAGCCATGTGCCAGGAAAGGCAGCCCACAGTGCCTGAATCTCTGGCTGACTACATCACAGCAGCATATGTGGAGATGAGGCGAGAGGCCCGGGCCAGTAAGGATGCCACCTATACTTCTGCCCGGACCCTGCTGGCCATTCTCCGACTTTCTACTGCTCTGGTAAGTGCTGGGTCCCTGTCAGCTGGAAGGCTGGCTCTTGCCTGCCACCTCACCTTAATGGTGGCCCTCaggctgcctcctccctccctcccagcagcCCTGCTGGGGCTAAAGTGCTGACAGTGCAGATAGTGGTCCTCTCTGTGCTACCGCACTGTGGGTACTTGCTGCTCCAGCAGGGCACGTACAACAGCCACGGAGGGAAAGGCTGCTTGCTACTCAAATCCAAGAGGGGCAGAAATGTCCTAGGTACATGGTCTTAGAAATCTCCATCTGTCCTTCCCTCTTGGACCTTAGTCCTGGGGGCTCCAAAGTGCTGTTCGTGCAGGTAGTGTAATTACCTGACCTACTGCTGAGCTAGCACTTCCCGAGCCCCCAGGACACAACCTCTCTGACAGTGGCCCTAGCTGAGCTCCCCAGGCTCCATTTATCACGATGGGGAACCTAGTGGAGTTCAGAAGGGTCTGGTCTCCCTCACAGGACAGATGAACACCCACCGGGACTGGCCAGTGTTGAGAGGCGGAGACTTGGGCAATTGCTGGAAGCTGCCCTGGGCATTGCACTTGTCTCGGTCTGACAGTGCCGGCCCAACACTGCAGATGTGGGGGGCAGGGAAGAGTCCCCACTTTTGTTCTATGAGTAGGCAaacatggcttgcccagccttaaAGCTGGAGCAAAGATTTTTTACttcatccccctcctcccctcctatcCCCATCTTGTCCCTGCCTTCCCCCCCTAGGCTCGCCTCCGGATGGTAGACATTGTGGAAAAGGAAGATGTAAATGAAGCCATAAGGCTGATGGAGATGTCAAAAGACTCCCTTCTAGGGGAAAAGGGACAAACAGCTAGGTGAGTATCTTAATGAAATTGGGCCACTTGACTTTTTTGAGCTGGCCACTAGTTTCTGCACTCATAAACATACAAGTTTGACCTGAGAATTCTAATGTTAATTGCTCCTGTTTGCTTAGCCCTGCCTCCTGACATTTTCCATCCATGTGTTTCAGGACCCAGAGGCCAGCAGATGTGATATTTGCCACAGTCCGTGAATTGGTCTCAGGGGGACGAAGTGTCCGTTTTTCTGAGGCTGAGCAGCGCTGCATATCACGTGGTTTCACACCAGCCCAATTCCAGGCAGCTCTGGATGAATACGAGGAGCTAAATGTCTGGCAGGTCAATACTTCTCGGACACGGATCACTTTTGTCTGATGGCCAGCTTTGAGGCTCACCTTTGTCTGATAGCCAGCTTTTAAGGCCCAGCTGCCCGCCCCAGAGATGAAGATCCCATTTTCCCACGCTGCACTTTTTTATTCTGTTGTTAATAAAGTGTTTTGAATACTTCCTGTTTGGGCCTGGCTTCTGCTAAGATAGCATTGGGGGAAGGGCTAACACCGCGATTCCAATGCAAGTTTACTCTACCTTGCCCACATTAACTAGGGTGTGGCAAGGACTGAATGGAGCCTCTAGGGTTCTTGCCTTACTGTGTGCTATTCAAGCTGGGAGGTACAGTGCCTCAGGCCCACTCACTTCTTGAAATGTTCCCACTGTGGCCATCTTTTTTTAATTCCCACCTCCCTCAGAGGGTGGTGAAATAGGAGATGAAGGATGACATAAAAAGTAGCACCTGGCACAAGAAATGACTTAGGTGGGAGTCTCACAGGTGGGTTGAAGTGTTAAGGCTGAGATGTGAAGAATTCATTTCCCTTGGTACTTTTCAG
This window contains:
- the Mcm7 gene encoding DNA replication licensing factor MCM7 isoform X1, giving the protein MALKDYAIEKEKVKKFLQEFYYDDELGKKQFKYGTQLVHLAHREQVALYVDLDDVAEDDPELVDSICENAKRYSKLFADVVQELLPEYKEKEVVNKDVLDVYIEHRLMMEQRSRDPGAVRNPQNQYPSELMRRFELYFQGPSSSKPRVIREVRADSVGKLVTVRGIVTRVSEVKPRMVVATYTCDQCGAETYQPIQSPTFMPLIMCPSQECQTNRSGGRLYLQTRGSKFVKFQEMKIQEHSDQVPVGNIPRSITVVLQGENTRTAQPGDHVSVTGIFLPVLRTGFQQMAQGLLSETFLEAHRIVKMTKSEDDVAGAGELSREELKQIAEEDFYEKLAASIAPEIYGHEDVKKALLLLLVGGVDQSPQGMKIRGNIHICLMGDPGVAKSQLLSYIDRLAPRSQYTTGRGSSGVGLTAAVLRDSVSGELTLEGGALVLADQGVCCIDEFDKMAEADRTAIHEVMEQQTISIAKAGILTTLNARCSILAAANPAYGRYNPRRSLEQNIQLPAALLSRFDLLWLIQDRPDRDNDLRLAQHITYVHQHSRQPPAQFEPLDMKLMRRYIAMCQERQPTVPESLADYITAAYVEMRREARASKDATYTSARTLLAILRLSTALARLRMVDIVEKEDVNEAIRLMEMSKDSLLGEKGQTARTQRPADVIFATVRELVSGGRSVRFSEAEQRCISRGFTPAQFQAALDEYEELNVWQVNTSRTRITFV
- the Mcm7 gene encoding DNA replication licensing factor MCM7 isoform X2, which produces MMEQRSRDPGAVRNPQNQYPSELMRRFELYFQGPSSSKPRVIREVRADSVGKLVTVRGIVTRVSEVKPRMVVATYTCDQCGAETYQPIQSPTFMPLIMCPSQECQTNRSGGRLYLQTRGSKFVKFQEMKIQEHSDQVPVGNIPRSITVVLQGENTRTAQPGDHVSVTGIFLPVLRTGFQQMAQGLLSETFLEAHRIVKMTKSEDDVAGAGELSREELKQIAEEDFYEKLAASIAPEIYGHEDVKKALLLLLVGGVDQSPQGMKIRGNIHICLMGDPGVAKSQLLSYIDRLAPRSQYTTGRGSSGVGLTAAVLRDSVSGELTLEGGALVLADQGVCCIDEFDKMAEADRTAIHEVMEQQTISIAKAGILTTLNARCSILAAANPAYGRYNPRRSLEQNIQLPAALLSRFDLLWLIQDRPDRDNDLRLAQHITYVHQHSRQPPAQFEPLDMKLMRRYIAMCQERQPTVPESLADYITAAYVEMRREARASKDATYTSARTLLAILRLSTALARLRMVDIVEKEDVNEAIRLMEMSKDSLLGEKGQTARTQRPADVIFATVRELVSGGRSVRFSEAEQRCISRGFTPAQFQAALDEYEELNVWQVNTSRTRITFV